GGACGGTGAGCGAACTGCTCGTGCCGGCCGGCTTACGGTGAGGCATGGCGGGCGAATTCACGGCTGCTGCGTTCCTTGCATCTTGGTGGACGGCGTCAGGGTGGCCGGTGCGCCGGTCAGCGGCGCGGCGCCGCCGTTGCGCGGAGCGAGCATGGCGCGCACACGGCCAGTCGGGTTGCCTGGACCGGCGACGTCAGGTCCGGCTTTCGCTGTATAGAAGTCTTTCTGGCCGTCGTAGGTAATCACGCTGCCGTGCACTTCGTCCTGGATTTTAGTAAGGCCCACGAGGCGGCGCACAACAGCGCGCGTGGTCAGCGTGGTGAGATCCTGCTTGCCGTCGTAGTCGATCCGCACCGCATTGCCTTCGATATATTCGTCGAGGCCGTCGCGTTTCTGGCGGAAATACGAGAGGTTGCCGCCGGTAGATGTGCCGGTTGCGTATTGATACCCCTGCGGATCCTGCGTCACGTCGACACGGTCGGCCTTGATGATGATCGTGCCTTTGGTCGCGACAACGTGGCCCGTGAAGATGTTGACCTGCTTCAGGTCGTCATAGGTCATGTTGTCCGCTTCAATATTCAGCGGCTTGTCGTTGTCGGCGCGTTCGGCGTGTGCGGCTGGGGCAAATGCCGCCAGCGGCAACGCTACGCATATTGCCGTGATCCCGAATTGCACGATACGTGCGGCGCGGCGCAAAAATGCAGCGCGCGCTGCGCACAGACGGCCGGATTCGGGTCGGAGAAACGGTTTGTTCATGCAGTCACACTTGAATGGATTAAGCGCAATTCGTCGGAACTGCCGGGGTTATTTGGATGAGGTGCCGAGGGTATCGGAAGCAGCGATCTGGCCGCGTACCGTCCCAAAAAGCTTCATTACCCGGGTCGCGTTGTTGTAGTTCATGCCGTCGCCCGTCATCACGGACGGACCGCGCTGAAGTTTAACCGGCTTTTCTGTTTCGATGACATCGTCGTTCACAAGGATGCGAAAGTGCTCGGAATCCGCTGTCATCTGCGGGTCGCCGTAGCCCGCCACGCGCAAAATGTGGGCATTCTCGTACAAGTCGACAATCGAGACGTCGCCGTTCACCGTGCCGCGCTCGGACGTTGCCGTCACGGTCGGCCGCAGCGGCTGGAACATGCGCATTGCGGGTTTCGTGAGGTCGCTGACTTCATCGTCCTCGTAATGCACCATCGAAATCGCGGTCAGCCGATACTGCGTTGTGCCCGTGGTGTCGAGTTCCGAAACCGAAAAGTTCGTCGCGAAATAGTCGGGCGTGTGCTCCTTCGGGCGCTCCGGTTCCTGGGGCTTGGGCAACGTGGCCTGCAGCAGCCAGTAGGTGATGGCTGCCAGCGCAGCCAGTGCGACCAGCGGCAGCGCCGACGTCAATTTTTTGGGTCGTTGCATGGGATTCAGGTTCCGATAGCCGCGGCAAGCAGGCCGTCGTAGCGATTCTGGGCGCGCAGGATAGCGTCGCAGACTTCACGCACCGCACCTTCGCCGCCGCGCTTGGTGGTGGCGAAATGCACGCGGTTCAGCACTTCCTCATGCGCGTTGGCGGGAGCGGCTGCGAAACCGCACAGCCGCATCACGGCGAGATCGGGCCAGTCGTCACCCATGTAGCCGCATTCGGTCGCTGGAATACCCGTGGTTTGCAGCAATTCGGCGAGCGCGATAGTTTTGTCTGCGACGCCCTGATGCAGGTGCGTAATGCCGAGTTCACGCGCCCGTGCCGCGACAATGCCGGAGTTGCGCCCGGTGATGATCGCTGTCTGCACGCCCGCCGATTGCAGCATTTTCACGCCGTGACCGTCGAGCGAGTTGAAGGATTTCATGGCGTCGCCGTCAGCGGTGAAAAACAGGCTTCCGTCGGTGAACACGCCGTCGACGTCGAAAATCATCAGTTTCACGCGGCTCGCGCGGTCGTGCGCGTTTTCCGTCACGGCAATGTCCGGCGTGAAAGACAAGGTCGACATCAGATTACCTTCTTGGAAAAGAGGTCGTGCATGTTCAGGGCGCCGATCAGGATCGCGTTTTCATCGACGACCAGCATCTGATTGATGCGATAACGCTCCATCAGTTCCACTGCTTCCACCGCGAGATGGTCCGGACCGATCGTACGCGGATGACGTGTCATGACATCGATCAGCGGCAGCGCACGGAAATCGCCGTCACGCTGAAGAATCCTGCGCAGGTCGCCGTCGGTGAAGATGCCTTCCACATGACGCTTTTCGTTGACCACAGCCGTCATGCCCATGCGCTTGGCGGTGATCTGGAAGAGGGCGTCGGAGACGGTTGCGGTCAGGGGCACTTCTGGCACTTCCGGCCCGATGCGCATCACGTCGCGTACATAAGTGAGCAGGCGCCGGCCGAGCGCGCCGCCCGGATGCGAGCGGGCGAAGTCGTCGGGGCCGAAACCGCGGGCGTCGAGGACAGCGACCGCGAGTGCGTCGCTCAACGCGAGCACGGCGGTCGTGCTGGCGGTTGGCGAGAGATTCATCGGGCAGGCTTCTTTGTCGACGTGCGCATTCAGATGCACGTCGGCCAGTTTCGCGAGGCTTGATTCCGGCCGCCCGGTGATGGCAATCAATTTTGCCCCGAGGCGCTTGATGATGGGCAGAATGGCAACGAGTTCCGAGGTTTCGCCCGAGTTCGACATGGCGATAAACACGTCGTCGGCGGTCACCATGCCGAGGTCGCCGTGGCTCGCTTCAGCCGGATGAACGAAGAAGCCGGGCGTGCCGGTGCTCGCGAGCGTTGCCGCGAACTTGCGGGCAATATGCCCGGATTTGCCGATACCCGACACCACCACGCGGCCCTTGCATCCGAGCAGGAATTCGACGGCGCCGGTGAAGTTATCGTCGAGTTGTGCGGACAGGCCGCGCACAGCGTCGGCTTCAATTTCGAGCACGGTGCGAGCCAGCGCGAGTGCCCGGTCGCCATTGATTTTCGCTATCATGCGCGAAGTATAACAAAGGCATCTTTGCGCCGCGCCGGACACGGGGCGGCTTTCAGCCGCTCATCCGCCCCCGAAAGGCCGTGTGTTTTGTTGCGCGCAGCGCTTCTGCGCGTTAAAAAACACAAGATCCGGATGTGCTCCTCGAGCCGCCATCCGGCAACAAACGAGGACGCTAGACGGATGACTTCCCCGCTTGAAATGACGTTGCTGTTGCTGCTGTGTTCAGTGGCAGGGGTCGTCGTATTCCGCTTTTTCAACCTGCCGCCCATGTTGGGTTACCTGGCGGTCGGGATCATTGTCGGACCGCACGCCGCCGGCATCGCGCCGGATAGCGACCGCGCGCAGCATCTCGCGGAATTCGGCGTTGTGTTCCTGATGTTTTCCATCGGGCTTGAATTCTCGTTATCGAAATTGCGTTCGATGCGACGCATTGTGTTCGGTCTCGGCGCCAGTCAGGTCGCCGGGACGATAGCGATCGCGGTCTTGATCGGCTGGATCGCGAGGTTCTGGACGGACATGTCGTGGGAAGCAAGCATTGCGCTGGGCGGCGCATTGTCGATGTCGTCCACTGCCATCGTTTCAAAAATGCTGGCCGAACGGCTTGAACTGGAATCCGAGCATGGCCGGAACATCTTCGGCGTGTTGTTGTTCCAGGATCTGGCCGTGGTGCCGCTGCTGATTATTATCGCGGCGTTCGGCAACGGCAATTCGAAGGAGCTGGCGTTTTGGCTGGCACTCGCCGCCATCAAGATCGTGGTCGCGTTGACGGTGCTGCTGTTCATCGGTCAGAAGTTCATGACGCGCTGGTTCAATATTGTCGCGCGCCGGCGTTCGCAAGAACTGTTCATGCTGAACCTGCTGCTGGTCACGCTGGGCGCGGCGTTCATTACCGATAAATTTGGCCTTTCGCTCGCGCTCGGCGCGTTTATCGCGGGTATGTTGATCGCGGAAACGCCTTACCGGCATCAGGTGGAAGAGGACATCAAGCCGTTCCGCGACGTGCTGCTCGGGCTGTTTTTCGTGACCACGGGCATGCTGCTCAATCCGCGCGTGATCTGGGAACACCCGTTTCTCGTGGCGTCGTTTTTCATCCTGCCAATTCTGCTGAAGGCCGTGATGATCACCGGCCTCGCGCGGCTGTTCGGCTCGCCGCCGGGCGTGGCAATGCGTACCGGCCTCAACTTGGCCCAAGCCGGTGAGTTCGGTTTTGTGCTGCTGAACCTGATTCTCGACAAACATCTGGTCGAGCCGGTGCTGCTGCAAGCCATTCTTTCGTCGATGCTCCTTTCCATGCTGGCCGCGCCGTTCATCATCCAGAACGCCGACCGGATCGTCCTGCGGCTTTCATCGACTGAATGGTTGCGGCAGTCGTTGCAAATGACGCGCATTGCGACGCAAAGCATCAAGCAGAGTGGCCACGTGATCATCTGCGGCTACGGCCGTGCAGGGCAAAACCTGGCGCGGATGCTGGAACACGAGGGGTTGTCGTACGTCGCGCTTGACCTGGACCCGGATCGGGTTTCGGCGGCCGCGGCGGCGGGTGAAAGCGTGGTGTACGGCGATGCCGGACGGCGCGAGGCGCTGGTCGCAGCCGGCATACATCGCGCGGCCACGGTCGCGATCACCTTCGCGAACACGCCGTCCGCGTTGCGCGTGCTACACAGCATCCACGAGCTGGAGCCCACGTTGCCCACCATCGTGCGTACTGTCGATGACGCCGATCTGGAAAAGCTGATTGCGTCGGGCGCGACGGAGGTGATTCCGGAAATCGTGGAAGGAAGTTTGATGCTGGCGTCGCACACGCTGGTGCTGATGGGCGTGCCGATGCGGCGCGTGGTCCGGCGCGTGGAAGAAATGCGCGACGAGCGTTACAGCATGCTGCGCGGTTATTTTCACGGCGCGGATGAAGACGACGATGAGCGGCGTGAGCAGGTCCGGCTACAATCGGTTCCCGTCGATGAAAACGCCGACGCGGTCGGCCGTACGCTCGACGAGCTTGGGCTGGTGGGCGACGGAGTGGAAGTGACGGCTATTCGCCGGCATGGGATTCGCGGCGTGGCGCCCGATCCGGACACCAAGCTGCGCGCAAGCGACATTGTGGTGCTGCGCGGTTTGCCCGAAGCGTTGCAGCAGGCGGAAGAACGGCTGTCGCGCAATCGCCGTGCGGGCGCGGTAGCTTGACGTTGTCCAGGAGCCATCATTCATGTCTGAGTTCGCAGTGCCCTCAGTACCGAATTTATCCAATCCAGCCGGTTTTATCCGGGAGCGGATTCGCACTGTGCCGGACTGGCCGCAACCCGGTGTGCAGTTCCGCGATATCACGCCGGTTTTGCAGGATCGGCGCGCGTTGCGTACGCTGATCGACATGCTGGTGCAGCGTTATATAGATGCACGAATCGACACGATCGCCGGGCTTGATGCGCGGGGTTTTATTATCGGGCCGATTCTCGCTTACGAACTGAGCCTGGGTTTTGTGCCGATTCGCAAGAAGGGCAAGTTGCCGTTCAGGACGTTGTCGCAGTCGTATGAACTTGAATATGGCAGCGCGACCGTCGAAATTCACGAAGATGCGTGCAAGCCGGGCGAGCGGGTGGTGCTGGTTGACGACCTGATCGCGACCGGCGGCACGATGATGGCCGGCAAGATGTTGCTCGAACGGCTTGGCGCGGTGGTGGTCGAGGGGGCCGCGATTATCGACTTGCCGGAGCTTGGCGGGTCGACACTTCTGCGTGAGTCGGGTTTGCCCCTTTATACGGTCTGCGAATTCAGCGGCCACTAATTTCTCTGAGCCATGCCCAATTTCCTTTTGTTTCTCGCGGCTTCCATTGCTATTACCGTGGCGCCCGGTCCGGACAATCTCCAGGTGCTTGCGCGCGGTATTTCGCAGGGGCGTGCGGCTGGGCTGGTGGCGGCGCTTGGATTTGCAGCCGGCATTTCGTTTCATACGACGCTTGCCGCGCTTGGGGTGGCAGCGTTGCTCAAGTCTTCCCCGATGGCGTTTGAAGCGGTCAAGCTGGCCGGCGCGGCTTATCTGGTCTGGATTGGCATCAAGGCGATTCGCAGCAAGGGTTTGTCGAGTGCGCACGAGCGGCCTAGCCAGCCGTTGGCTGTGGTGTTTCGGCAAAGTGTGATCGGCAATTTGCTGAATCCGAAAGTGACGCTGTTTTTCATCGTGTTCCTGCCGCAGTTCGTTAATCCGCATGGCGGGCAAAGCGTCATGTTGCAGATGTTCGAGCTCGGCGGCGTGTTCATGTTGCAGACGGTAGCGGTGTTCTCGGTTTTTGGCGTTGCCGCCGGGATGATTGGCGCTTATTTGAAGCGGCGTCCGAAGGTGGGCGTGTGGCTCGACCGGCTGGCCGGGGCGACGTTTATCGGGCTGGGGATTCGAGTGGCGCTGAAAGATTAAGAGGCGTTTCGTTCGCACTTGGGCGGGGGATTACTTCGGGGTGCTCGGGCCATTGACCCCGATCACCAAGCCTGAACCCCGGCCTGCTGAGAACGAAACCCCCTGTACAATTTCCGGCTTTCCGCCGCCGGAGCCCATCATGAGCTTGCCTGCCATCGTCGCCGCGCGTCGTTTCGATGCTTCGGCGCACCTGCCGTTTTACATCGACCGTGAACGGGTCGGCTGGATTCGCCGCACTGACGCGCCCGCGCTGCACTCGTGGCCGGATGTGTTTCATATCGATCAAACGTCGATCCGTCTCGCCAATACCTTCTCCGATCTCAACTCGCGCAGCGCCGCGCTCGGCGCAGTCATCGGCATGCTGGCCGCGGACGGCCGCATTCCCGGCTGGCGCAACGAAACCTACGCCATCCGCAATGCCTTCGACGCCGAGCCGCTTGCGTTCATCGAACGGGCGGCTTCGCGGTTCTTCGGC
This window of the Caballeronia sp. SBC1 genome carries:
- the lptA gene encoding lipopolysaccharide transport periplasmic protein LptA, whose amino-acid sequence is MNKPFLRPESGRLCAARAAFLRRAARIVQFGITAICVALPLAAFAPAAHAERADNDKPLNIEADNMTYDDLKQVNIFTGHVVATKGTIIIKADRVDVTQDPQGYQYATGTSTGGNLSYFRQKRDGLDEYIEGNAVRIDYDGKQDLTTLTTRAVVRRLVGLTKIQDEVHGSVITYDGQKDFYTAKAGPDVAGPGNPTGRVRAMLAPRNGGAAPLTGAPATLTPSTKMQGTQQP
- a CDS encoding monovalent cation:proton antiporter family protein produces the protein MTSPLEMTLLLLLCSVAGVVVFRFFNLPPMLGYLAVGIIVGPHAAGIAPDSDRAQHLAEFGVVFLMFSIGLEFSLSKLRSMRRIVFGLGASQVAGTIAIAVLIGWIARFWTDMSWEASIALGGALSMSSTAIVSKMLAERLELESEHGRNIFGVLLFQDLAVVPLLIIIAAFGNGNSKELAFWLALAAIKIVVALTVLLFIGQKFMTRWFNIVARRRSQELFMLNLLLVTLGAAFITDKFGLSLALGAFIAGMLIAETPYRHQVEEDIKPFRDVLLGLFFVTTGMLLNPRVIWEHPFLVASFFILPILLKAVMITGLARLFGSPPGVAMRTGLNLAQAGEFGFVLLNLILDKHLVEPVLLQAILSSMLLSMLAAPFIIQNADRIVLRLSSTEWLRQSLQMTRIATQSIKQSGHVIICGYGRAGQNLARMLEHEGLSYVALDLDPDRVSAAAAAGESVVYGDAGRREALVAAGIHRAATVAITFANTPSALRVLHSIHELEPTLPTIVRTVDDADLEKLIASGATEVIPEIVEGSLMLASHTLVLMGVPMRRVVRRVEEMRDERYSMLRGYFHGADEDDDERREQVRLQSVPVDENADAVGRTLDELGLVGDGVEVTAIRRHGIRGVAPDPDTKLRASDIVVLRGLPEALQQAEERLSRNRRAGAVA
- a CDS encoding HAD family hydrolase, with the protein product MSTLSFTPDIAVTENAHDRASRVKLMIFDVDGVFTDGSLFFTADGDAMKSFNSLDGHGVKMLQSAGVQTAIITGRNSGIVAARARELGITHLHQGVADKTIALAELLQTTGIPATECGYMGDDWPDLAVMRLCGFAAAPANAHEEVLNRVHFATTKRGGEGAVREVCDAILRAQNRYDGLLAAAIGT
- a CDS encoding LysE family translocator translates to MPNFLLFLAASIAITVAPGPDNLQVLARGISQGRAAGLVAALGFAAGISFHTTLAALGVAALLKSSPMAFEAVKLAGAAYLVWIGIKAIRSKGLSSAHERPSQPLAVVFRQSVIGNLLNPKVTLFFIVFLPQFVNPHGGQSVMLQMFELGGVFMLQTVAVFSVFGVAAGMIGAYLKRRPKVGVWLDRLAGATFIGLGIRVALKD
- a CDS encoding adenine phosphoribosyltransferase, which translates into the protein MSEFAVPSVPNLSNPAGFIRERIRTVPDWPQPGVQFRDITPVLQDRRALRTLIDMLVQRYIDARIDTIAGLDARGFIIGPILAYELSLGFVPIRKKGKLPFRTLSQSYELEYGSATVEIHEDACKPGERVVLVDDLIATGGTMMAGKMLLERLGAVVVEGAAIIDLPELGGSTLLRESGLPLYTVCEFSGH
- the kdsD gene encoding arabinose 5-phosphate isomerase KdsD; translated protein: MIAKINGDRALALARTVLEIEADAVRGLSAQLDDNFTGAVEFLLGCKGRVVVSGIGKSGHIARKFAATLASTGTPGFFVHPAEASHGDLGMVTADDVFIAMSNSGETSELVAILPIIKRLGAKLIAITGRPESSLAKLADVHLNAHVDKEACPMNLSPTASTTAVLALSDALAVAVLDARGFGPDDFARSHPGGALGRRLLTYVRDVMRIGPEVPEVPLTATVSDALFQITAKRMGMTAVVNEKRHVEGIFTDGDLRRILQRDGDFRALPLIDVMTRHPRTIGPDHLAVEAVELMERYRINQMLVVDENAILIGALNMHDLFSKKVI
- the lptC gene encoding LPS export ABC transporter periplasmic protein LptC, with the translated sequence MQRPKKLTSALPLVALAALAAITYWLLQATLPKPQEPERPKEHTPDYFATNFSVSELDTTGTTQYRLTAISMVHYEDDEVSDLTKPAMRMFQPLRPTVTATSERGTVNGDVSIVDLYENAHILRVAGYGDPQMTADSEHFRILVNDDVIETEKPVKLQRGPSVMTGDGMNYNNATRVMKLFGTVRGQIAASDTLGTSSK